The Actinomyces sp. oral taxon 414 genome has a segment encoding these proteins:
- a CDS encoding N5-glutamine methyltransferase family protein, with amino-acid sequence MKDDGALDRYALRRLVREAGERLKVAGVASPEHDARALAEWLLGRPLLLVDGAGPEFIEQYRALVERRAAREPLQRITGRMFFRSLELECRPGVFIVRPETEVVAGAAIEAALARERGGVASGPLVVDLCAGSGAIAAAVAVEVPTARVAAVELADEACAAAVDTCERYAPGRVRVVQADAAAPSTLAELDGSVDVVVTNPPYVPAGAIEDVETASYDPRLALFGGGDDGLDLPVALVRRAGALLRDDGLLVMEHDAGQGRALREAALAGGFHEASTGQDLTGRDRFLRAVR; translated from the coding sequence GTGAAGGACGACGGCGCCCTCGACCGCTACGCGCTGCGCCGGCTCGTGCGCGAGGCGGGGGAGAGGCTGAAGGTCGCTGGCGTCGCCTCACCCGAGCACGACGCCCGCGCACTGGCCGAGTGGCTGCTGGGCCGCCCCCTGCTCCTGGTCGACGGCGCCGGGCCCGAGTTCATCGAGCAGTACCGCGCGCTCGTGGAGCGCCGGGCGGCCCGCGAGCCGCTGCAGCGCATCACGGGACGCATGTTCTTCCGCAGCCTCGAGCTGGAGTGCCGCCCCGGCGTCTTCATCGTCCGCCCCGAGACGGAGGTTGTTGCCGGCGCCGCCATCGAGGCCGCCCTGGCGCGTGAGCGCGGGGGAGTGGCCAGCGGTCCGCTCGTCGTCGACCTGTGTGCCGGCAGCGGTGCCATCGCGGCCGCCGTCGCTGTCGAGGTCCCCACGGCCCGGGTCGCCGCCGTCGAGCTGGCCGACGAGGCCTGCGCGGCCGCTGTCGACACTTGCGAGCGGTATGCGCCCGGACGGGTGCGCGTCGTCCAGGCCGACGCCGCCGCCCCCTCCACGCTCGCCGAACTGGACGGGAGCGTCGACGTCGTCGTGACCAACCCGCCCTACGTGCCGGCGGGCGCGATCGAGGACGTCGAGACCGCGTCGTACGACCCCCGCCTGGCGCTGTTCGGCGGCGGGGATGACGGCCTGGACCTGCCCGTGGCTCTCGTGCGCCGCGCGGGAGCGCTACTGCGCGACGACGGGCTGCTCGTCATGGAGCACGATGCCGGACAGGGACGGGCCCTGCGTGAGGCGGCCCTGGCCGGGGGATTCCATGAGGCCTCCACCGGGCAGGACCTCACCGGCCGCGACCGCTTCCTGCGGGCCGTGCGGTAA
- the prfA gene encoding peptide chain release factor 1 yields the protein MSEDFSAIRPLLEEYAAIERDMADPAVVSDPGALRRLGRRYAELGRVVAAHRVWEAASADLADAVELADDDPDFAAELPGLRQAEAAAAERLREVLVPRDPDDARDVIIEVKAGEGGEESALFAADLARMYTRYAERMGWAVELLGATDSDLGGYKDVRLAIKTRGSVEPQDGVWAHLKYEGGVHRVQRVPVTESAGRIHTSAAGVLVMPEVDDPGELQIDAADLRIDVFRSSGPGGQSVNTTDSAVRITHLPTGIVVSMQNEKSQLQNKEAAMRVLRARLLAERAAAAAEAEAEARRSQVRTVDRSERIRTYNFPENRIADHRTGYKAYNLDAVLDGDLGPVIASAIEMDEAARLAAVGRA from the coding sequence ATGAGTGAGGACTTCTCCGCCATCCGGCCCCTCCTGGAGGAGTACGCCGCCATCGAGCGGGACATGGCCGACCCCGCCGTCGTCTCCGACCCCGGGGCTCTGCGCCGCCTCGGGCGCCGCTACGCCGAGCTCGGCCGGGTCGTGGCCGCCCACCGCGTCTGGGAGGCGGCGAGCGCGGACCTGGCCGACGCCGTCGAGCTGGCCGACGACGACCCCGACTTCGCCGCCGAGCTGCCCGGCCTGCGCCAGGCCGAGGCCGCCGCTGCCGAGCGCCTGCGCGAGGTCCTCGTCCCGCGCGACCCCGACGACGCCCGCGACGTCATTATTGAGGTCAAGGCCGGCGAGGGCGGCGAGGAGTCGGCCCTGTTCGCCGCCGACCTGGCCCGCATGTACACCCGCTACGCCGAGCGCATGGGCTGGGCCGTCGAGCTCCTGGGCGCCACCGACTCCGACCTGGGCGGTTACAAGGACGTGCGCCTGGCCATTAAAACCCGCGGGTCCGTGGAGCCCCAGGACGGGGTGTGGGCGCATCTGAAGTACGAGGGCGGCGTCCACCGCGTCCAGCGCGTGCCCGTCACCGAGTCGGCCGGGCGCATCCACACCTCCGCCGCCGGCGTGCTGGTCATGCCCGAGGTCGACGACCCCGGCGAGCTCCAGATCGACGCCGCCGACCTGCGCATCGATGTCTTCCGCTCCTCCGGGCCCGGTGGGCAGTCCGTCAACACCACCGACTCGGCCGTGCGCATCACCCACCTGCCCACCGGCATTGTCGTGTCCATGCAGAACGAGAAGTCCCAGCTGCAGAATAAGGAGGCCGCCATGCGCGTCTTGCGTGCGCGCCTGCTGGCCGAGCGGGCGGCCGCCGCCGCCGAGGCCGAGGCGGAGGCGCGCCGTTCCCAGGTCCGCACGGTGGACCGCTCCGAGCGGATCCGCACCTACAACTTCCCCGAGAACCGCATTGCCGACCACCGCACCGGCTACAAGGCCTACAACCTGGACGCGGTGCTCGACGGCGATCTCGGACCCGTCATCGCCAGCGCCATCGAGATGGACGAGGCCGCGCGCCTGGCCGCGGTCGGGCGGGCGTGA
- a CDS encoding VOC family protein: MALRLGFIGIVTRDMSASLAFYRLLGAPVPEGSDEPHVDTRLEDGTVLAWDTIDLIRSLDPGYESPLGGHRIALAFDQGTVNAVDDTYARLTGAGYEGRTKPWDAPWGQRYATVLDPDGNSVDLFAALEN, translated from the coding sequence ATGGCACTACGACTCGGATTCATCGGCATCGTGACTCGCGATATGTCCGCCTCGCTCGCCTTCTATCGTCTGCTTGGCGCGCCCGTTCCTGAGGGGAGCGATGAGCCGCATGTCGATACCAGGCTCGAGGACGGCACCGTTCTGGCATGGGACACCATTGATCTCATTCGCAGTCTCGACCCTGGTTATGAGTCGCCCTTGGGAGGCCATCGCATCGCCCTGGCCTTTGACCAGGGGACGGTGAATGCCGTGGATGACACCTACGCCAGGCTCACCGGAGCGGGATACGAAGGTCGCACGAAGCCGTGGGACGCCCCCTGGGGTCAGCGCTACGCCACGGTACTCGACCCTGATGGCAATAGCGTCGATCTTTTCGCGGCCTTGGAGAACTGA
- a CDS encoding helix-turn-helix transcriptional regulator has product MYSETVLSEQRTLWRSVGGSAAIIPADGCVDLIVRSGQALLCGPQTRVIRAPADVVHPTVGLRLEAGTARGILPVALSELRNRVVELRTALGSEAAAALYDLMMRASDASRPDLVLSALLVDQAEPWVTATRRLAQTGMSAREAARAMDWSERTFRRRMLKNFGYGYATLVRVERAHRARSLLQRGLSPADVSAMTGYADQSHLTREFARMVGVTPAQFSKAAKRSTLLPSGSSTVA; this is encoded by the coding sequence GTGTATTCCGAGACGGTCCTGAGTGAGCAGCGCACGCTCTGGCGATCGGTGGGCGGCAGCGCCGCCATCATTCCCGCTGACGGATGCGTCGACCTCATTGTCCGCAGCGGGCAAGCGCTCCTGTGCGGCCCGCAGACTCGTGTCATCCGCGCTCCTGCCGACGTCGTTCATCCCACTGTCGGTTTGAGGCTGGAGGCGGGCACCGCTCGCGGGATCCTGCCCGTAGCACTCAGCGAGCTGAGGAACCGAGTAGTGGAGCTGCGCACCGCGTTGGGGTCGGAGGCGGCTGCTGCCCTGTACGACCTGATGATGCGAGCGAGCGACGCTTCCCGGCCGGACCTCGTGCTCTCTGCGCTGCTTGTCGACCAGGCGGAACCGTGGGTGACGGCGACGCGCCGACTCGCCCAGACCGGAATGTCAGCCCGAGAGGCCGCCCGGGCTATGGACTGGTCGGAACGCACGTTTCGCAGACGAATGCTGAAGAACTTCGGCTACGGATACGCCACTTTGGTACGTGTCGAGCGAGCGCACCGGGCGCGCTCGCTCCTCCAGCGGGGACTTTCACCAGCCGACGTCTCAGCGATGACGGGTTATGCGGATCAGTCGCATCTGACCCGTGAGTTCGCGCGCATGGTCGGGGTGACACCGGCTCAGTTCTCCAAGGCCGCGAAAAGATCGACGCTATTGCCATCAGGGTCGAGTACCGTGGCGTAG
- a CDS encoding IS5 family transposase: MTSIDASARHDLTDAQWALLEPLLPAPPVRGRPRRYPLRAMIDAVRWRTRVGAPWRDVPARYGPWWRAYALYRAWQLNGVWERIEAALVARADAAGKIDWRVSVDSTAVRAHVHAAGARGDSVERVEGEPDDHALGRSRGGWGTKIHAAVEAGLGVMSLLLTAGQAGDCPMMIPVLEAISVKRPARGRPRTRPDRVLADRAYSSRANRDWLRAHHIRATIPVKADQAANRRRRGGAGGRPPAFDPDVYKDRNAVERGFSRLKHNRGLATRYDKLAVRYRTTTRIAAIDHWLKRLT, translated from the coding sequence ATGACGAGTATAGACGCATCCGCCCGCCATGATCTGACCGATGCCCAGTGGGCGCTGCTCGAGCCACTGCTGCCCGCCCCTCCGGTGCGGGGCAGGCCCCGCCGCTACCCGCTGCGCGCCATGATCGACGCCGTGCGGTGGCGCACCCGGGTCGGGGCGCCCTGGCGCGACGTGCCGGCCCGCTACGGGCCCTGGTGGAGGGCGTACGCCCTGTACCGCGCCTGGCAGTTGAACGGGGTGTGGGAGCGCATCGAGGCGGCCCTGGTCGCCCGGGCCGACGCCGCCGGGAAGATCGACTGGCGGGTGTCGGTGGACTCCACCGCCGTGCGCGCCCACGTCCACGCCGCCGGGGCCCGCGGGGACAGCGTCGAGCGCGTGGAGGGGGAGCCGGACGACCACGCCCTGGGACGGTCCCGGGGCGGATGGGGCACCAAGATCCACGCCGCCGTCGAGGCCGGCCTCGGAGTGATGTCCCTGCTGCTCACGGCCGGGCAGGCGGGGGACTGCCCCATGATGATCCCCGTGCTGGAGGCGATCAGTGTCAAACGGCCCGCCCGCGGACGGCCCCGCACCCGCCCGGACCGGGTTCTGGCGGACAGGGCCTACTCCTCCAGGGCCAACCGGGACTGGCTGCGCGCCCACCACATCCGCGCCACGATCCCGGTCAAGGCCGACCAGGCCGCCAACCGCCGCCGACGCGGCGGCGCCGGGGGCAGACCGCCCGCCTTCGACCCCGACGTCTACAAGGACCGCAACGCCGTCGAGCGCGGCTTCAGCCGCCTCAAGCACAACCGCGGTCTGGCCACCAGGTACGACAAGCTCGCCGTCCGATACCGGACCACCACCCGCATCGCCGCCATCGACCACTGGCTCAAACGACTTACATAA
- a CDS encoding DNA alkylation repair protein has product MRAEPTAAVATFQEELRAGLAQAGDPQRAEQARRYLKSQMPMYGVGVPQTRRLAVDLARRHPWLWEEAATWETTLRRLWDEAERREERLAVLAVVRARLGGEHVERVEALDLYRHFLRTGAWWDLVDETSHAVGAVLLAHPDEDERLRRWARDEDLWVRRSAIICQLQHKDRTDPGLLSDVIEANQEDPEFFIRKAIGWALRDYARTAPVWVRRFVDSHPRLSPLSRREALKHL; this is encoded by the coding sequence ATGAGAGCTGAGCCCACGGCGGCCGTCGCCACCTTCCAGGAGGAGTTGCGCGCCGGGCTGGCGCAGGCCGGTGACCCGCAGCGCGCCGAGCAGGCCCGGCGCTATCTCAAGTCGCAGATGCCGATGTACGGCGTCGGCGTCCCGCAGACCCGCCGCCTGGCCGTTGACCTGGCGCGGCGCCACCCGTGGCTGTGGGAGGAGGCCGCCACCTGGGAGACGACGCTGCGCCGCCTGTGGGACGAGGCCGAGCGGCGTGAGGAGCGCCTCGCCGTGCTCGCTGTCGTCCGTGCCCGCCTTGGAGGTGAGCACGTCGAGCGGGTCGAGGCCCTGGACCTCTACCGGCACTTCCTTCGCACCGGTGCCTGGTGGGACCTCGTGGACGAGACGAGCCACGCCGTCGGGGCGGTGCTGCTCGCGCATCCCGACGAGGACGAGCGCCTGCGCCGCTGGGCGCGCGACGAGGACCTGTGGGTCAGGCGCAGCGCGATCATCTGCCAGCTCCAGCACAAGGACCGTACCGACCCGGGCCTGCTGAGCGACGTCATCGAGGCCAACCAGGAGGACCCGGAGTTCTTCATCCGCAAGGCCATCGGCTGGGCCCTGCGGGACTACGCCCGCACCGCACCCGTCTGGGTCCGCCGCTTCGTCGACAGCCACCCGCGCCTGTCGCCCCTCAGCCGTCGAGAGGCCCTCAAGCACCTGTGA
- a CDS encoding CPBP family intramembrane glutamic endopeptidase: MTRHPRLPEDPANPAVAGSRERRPWLQGIAGAGLFLLTQTLLVVVARGGERLLPSVMPRPMALLTTSLLVSATCVIMVVAGYRLIVRRIGCREAPEMDGPGALRELAAGLALGGALICAVFAVLALAGAYRVTGVGWSEGIAVGLVFGVLGGFNEEMMFRGFLQRLIETRLGSWWALGIISVVFGLLHLSNPQATLSGCLIISLTAAPLLGACYLLTRRLWLAIGVHAAWNFVQGGVFGSDVSGTGMIKRGLFEAAFHGPDWLTGGDMGVEGSVVTVVVCVMAAAVILLAARRRGMLLPPRWRRPEPAGDDDGGRQ, translated from the coding sequence ATGACACGACACCCTCGTCTTCCCGAGGATCCCGCGAACCCCGCCGTTGCAGGCTCGCGCGAGCGGCGCCCCTGGCTCCAGGGGATCGCCGGGGCGGGACTCTTCCTCCTCACCCAGACCCTGCTCGTCGTCGTGGCGCGGGGCGGCGAGCGCCTACTGCCATCCGTCATGCCGCGGCCCATGGCCCTCCTGACAACCTCGCTCCTCGTATCGGCGACGTGCGTGATCATGGTCGTGGCGGGGTACCGCCTCATCGTCCGTCGAATCGGTTGCCGTGAAGCGCCCGAGATGGACGGTCCCGGCGCGCTGCGCGAACTCGCCGCGGGACTGGCACTGGGCGGCGCGCTCATCTGCGCCGTCTTCGCAGTCCTCGCCCTGGCGGGGGCCTACCGCGTCACCGGGGTCGGCTGGTCGGAGGGCATCGCCGTCGGCCTGGTATTCGGGGTCCTCGGAGGATTCAACGAGGAGATGATGTTCCGCGGATTCCTCCAGCGACTCATCGAGACCAGGCTGGGCAGCTGGTGGGCGCTCGGAATTATCTCCGTCGTCTTCGGCCTGCTGCACCTGAGCAACCCCCAGGCGACCCTGTCCGGCTGCCTCATTATCTCCCTCACGGCCGCGCCGCTGCTCGGGGCCTGCTACCTGCTCACCCGGCGCCTGTGGCTGGCCATCGGGGTGCACGCGGCCTGGAACTTCGTCCAGGGCGGCGTCTTCGGCTCCGACGTCTCGGGAACCGGAATGATCAAACGGGGTTTGTTCGAAGCGGCCTTCCACGGACCCGACTGGCTCACCGGCGGCGACATGGGCGTGGAGGGCTCCGTCGTCACCGTGGTCGTGTGCGTGATGGCGGCCGCGGTGATCCTTCTGGCGGCCCGACGCCGGGGAATGCTGCTGCCGCCGCGATGGCGGCGTCCGGAGCCGGCGGGCGATGACGACGGTGGGCGGCAGTGA
- a CDS encoding ATP-dependent helicase, which yields MNAMNPLFGALSAPGSDGAGRAPAAEAALPALAPADDGWEDSLADVDAPDEPGGEPDYGPEDDWAPSAEDRAAVAPTWEDRQAETAALLARAGAGAGTGDGAGAGAPSAPYGPAPIAVDTDELIRDLNPAQRRAVTHSGSPLLIIAGAGSGKTRVLTRRIAHLIATRRARPGEILAITFTNKAAAEMRERVAALIGPVGERMWVSTFHSACVRILRREHEAAGLRSTFSIYDAADSTRLVTLVVRELGIDSKRFTPKTFARRISDLKNELITPADFAERAVTSNPLERHLVEVYRAYQARLGAANALDFDDLIMRAVFLLQTRPAVAEMYRRRFRHILVDEYQDTNHAQYVLVRELVGGPGTSGAASPLPPGELTVVGDSDQSIYAFRGATIRNIEEFEEDYPTARTILLEQNYRSTQNILDAANAVIARNPGRREKRLFTNSGSGAPITGYVADSEHDEARWISAEIDRLADEAGVRPRDVAVFYRTNAQSRALEEAFLRSGQPYKVVGGTRFYERREVKDAIAYLRAVDNPDDDVSLRRILNVPKRGLGDKAEAALVRHAARYGVSFGVAIADAAGEARPRGAGDAASAAGAGAAGAAGAADGTGADETAGAAGGADADGARGQGADGDEPPAVEGLATRARTRVTHFHELLTGLRHQLAAGDGVADILDSALDASGYLAELRASDDPQDAARVENLAELHSVAADFQDANPDGALADFLERVSLVADADQLPPSADLDEDAAREAEDRGRVTLMTVHTAKGLEFPVVFVTGLEDGIFPHSRAMANEADLAEERRLAYVALTRARERLYVTRAAVRSAWGAGNDMPASRFLDDIPAEVMDWKRLVSSMDALRGGGTGWGASWSEGGFSGGRGRSGYGGGRGGAGRRGGSAGRGGVGRGETGRDRAEGRGGIDDDDFAPAIGSGRPKLTGRLGRVETPKDRFEVRRSERLAKRNRPTRLDGSSAGGGAGGADDGALPAAVAGLKVGDRVRHDAYGEGDVVALEGTGRSTVAHVTFTVDGAKSTKRLMLRLAPIARI from the coding sequence ATGAATGCGATGAACCCCCTCTTCGGCGCCCTGTCCGCACCCGGATCGGACGGCGCAGGCCGCGCGCCGGCCGCCGAGGCCGCCCTGCCCGCCCTCGCCCCGGCCGACGACGGCTGGGAGGACTCCCTCGCCGACGTCGACGCCCCCGACGAACCCGGGGGCGAGCCCGACTACGGTCCGGAGGACGACTGGGCGCCCAGCGCCGAGGACAGGGCCGCCGTCGCCCCCACCTGGGAGGACCGCCAGGCCGAGACCGCGGCCCTCCTCGCCCGAGCCGGTGCCGGTGCCGGCACCGGTGACGGCGCCGGGGCCGGCGCGCCGTCGGCCCCCTACGGCCCCGCCCCGATCGCCGTCGATACGGACGAGTTGATCCGCGACCTCAACCCCGCCCAGCGGCGGGCCGTCACCCACTCCGGTTCGCCGCTGCTCATTATCGCCGGCGCCGGGTCCGGCAAGACCCGGGTCCTGACCCGTCGCATCGCCCACCTCATCGCCACGCGCCGCGCCCGCCCCGGGGAGATCCTGGCCATCACCTTCACCAACAAGGCCGCCGCCGAGATGCGCGAGAGGGTCGCCGCGCTCATCGGCCCGGTCGGCGAGCGCATGTGGGTGTCCACCTTCCACTCCGCCTGCGTGCGCATCCTGCGCCGCGAGCACGAGGCCGCCGGACTGCGCTCGACCTTCTCCATCTACGACGCCGCCGACTCCACCCGCCTGGTCACCCTCGTCGTGCGCGAGCTGGGCATCGACTCCAAGCGCTTCACCCCCAAGACCTTCGCGCGCCGCATCTCCGACCTGAAGAACGAGCTCATCACCCCCGCCGACTTCGCCGAGCGCGCCGTGACCTCCAACCCGCTCGAGCGCCACCTCGTAGAGGTCTACCGCGCCTACCAGGCGCGCCTGGGGGCCGCCAACGCCCTGGACTTCGACGACCTCATTATGCGCGCGGTCTTCCTCCTCCAGACCCGCCCGGCCGTGGCGGAGATGTACCGGCGCCGCTTCCGCCACATCCTGGTCGACGAGTACCAGGACACCAACCACGCCCAGTACGTGCTTGTGCGCGAGCTCGTCGGCGGCCCGGGCACCTCTGGGGCCGCAAGCCCCCTGCCGCCCGGCGAGCTGACCGTCGTCGGCGACTCCGACCAGTCCATCTACGCCTTCCGCGGCGCCACCATCCGCAATATCGAGGAGTTCGAGGAGGACTACCCGACGGCGCGCACCATCCTGCTGGAGCAGAACTACCGCTCCACCCAGAACATCCTCGACGCCGCCAACGCCGTCATCGCCCGCAATCCCGGGCGCCGCGAGAAGAGGCTGTTCACCAACTCCGGGTCGGGCGCCCCCATCACCGGCTACGTCGCCGACTCCGAGCACGACGAGGCCCGCTGGATCTCCGCCGAAATCGACCGCCTCGCCGACGAGGCCGGCGTGCGTCCCCGCGACGTCGCCGTCTTCTACCGCACCAACGCCCAGTCGCGCGCCCTGGAGGAGGCCTTCCTGCGCTCCGGCCAGCCCTACAAGGTCGTCGGCGGCACCCGCTTCTACGAGCGGCGCGAGGTCAAGGACGCCATTGCCTACCTGCGCGCCGTCGACAACCCCGACGACGACGTGTCCCTGCGTCGCATTCTCAACGTCCCCAAGCGGGGCCTGGGGGACAAGGCGGAGGCGGCCCTGGTCCGGCACGCCGCCCGCTACGGCGTCTCCTTCGGGGTCGCGATCGCCGATGCCGCCGGGGAGGCGCGCCCCCGCGGTGCAGGCGATGCGGCCAGCGCTGCCGGGGCCGGTGCGGCCGGTGCTGCCGGGGCGGCCGACGGGACCGGGGCGGATGAGACGGCCGGCGCCGCGGGCGGGGCCGACGCCGACGGGGCCCGCGGTCAGGGGGCCGACGGCGATGAGCCGCCCGCCGTCGAAGGCCTGGCCACCCGCGCCCGCACCCGGGTGACCCACTTCCACGAGTTGCTCACCGGGCTGCGCCACCAGCTCGCTGCCGGCGACGGCGTCGCCGACATCCTCGACTCCGCCCTGGACGCCTCCGGCTACCTCGCCGAGCTGCGCGCCAGCGACGACCCGCAGGACGCCGCGCGCGTGGAAAACCTCGCCGAGCTGCACTCCGTGGCCGCCGACTTCCAGGACGCCAACCCCGACGGCGCGCTCGCCGACTTCCTGGAGCGGGTCAGCCTCGTGGCCGACGCCGACCAGCTCCCCCCGTCGGCCGACCTGGACGAGGACGCCGCGCGCGAGGCCGAGGACCGGGGGCGGGTCACCCTCATGACCGTCCACACCGCCAAGGGGCTGGAGTTCCCGGTCGTCTTCGTCACCGGCCTGGAGGACGGCATCTTCCCGCACTCGCGCGCCATGGCCAACGAGGCCGATCTCGCCGAGGAGCGGCGCCTGGCCTACGTGGCCCTGACCCGGGCGCGCGAGCGCCTCTATGTCACGCGCGCCGCGGTGCGCTCGGCCTGGGGGGCCGGCAACGACATGCCCGCCTCCCGCTTCCTCGACGACATTCCCGCCGAGGTCATGGACTGGAAGCGCCTGGTCTCCTCCATGGACGCCCTGCGCGGCGGGGGTACGGGCTGGGGGGCCAGCTGGAGCGAGGGCGGCTTCTCCGGAGGGCGCGGGCGGTCCGGCTACGGCGGGGGCCGCGGCGGAGCGGGGCGCCGGGGCGGTTCCGCCGGGCGCGGCGGGGTCGGGCGCGGCGAGACCGGGCGCGACAGGGCCGAGGGCCGCGGCGGGATCGACGACGATGACTTCGCCCCGGCGATCGGCTCGGGTCGCCCGAAGCTCACGGGCCGACTCGGCCGGGTCGAGACCCCCAAGGACCGCTTCGAGGTGCGGCGGTCCGAGCGCCTGGCCAAGCGCAACAGACCTACACGGCTCGATGGCTCGAGCGCCGGGGGCGGGGCCGGTGGGGCCGACGACGGGGCACTGCCCGCCGCCGTCGCCGGTCTGAAGGTCGGGGACCGCGTCCGCCACGACGCCTACGGCGAGGGGGACGTCGTCGCCCTCGAGGGCACGGGGCGCTCGACCGTCGCCCACGTCACCTTCACCGTTGACGGCGCCAAGAGCACCAAGCGCCTCATGCTGCGCCTGGCGCCGATCGCCAGGATCTGA
- a CDS encoding CopG family transcriptional regulator, giving the protein MSIDPATAEQEYDFFAQAANQVPQGPPRRRSRRLSAPVPVRFSPEVLQRVRERADADDRSVSSWIRRAVENELGRSA; this is encoded by the coding sequence ATGAGTATTGACCCCGCGACTGCGGAGCAGGAGTACGACTTCTTCGCCCAGGCCGCCAACCAGGTGCCGCAGGGGCCCCCTCGGAGGCGGTCGAGGAGACTCTCTGCACCGGTCCCCGTGAGGTTCTCCCCCGAGGTTCTCCAAAGGGTCAGGGAACGCGCTGATGCCGACGACCGATCCGTTTCCTCGTGGATCCGGCGCGCCGTTGAGAACGAGCTCGGTCGGAGCGCCTGA
- the rpmE gene encoding 50S ribosomal protein L31, which produces MKQGIHPDYVPTTVTCTCGNTFETRSTVTSGEIRVDVCSACHPFYTGKQKILDTGGRVARFEARYGKRKK; this is translated from the coding sequence ATGAAGCAGGGGATCCACCCCGATTACGTGCCCACCACGGTCACGTGCACCTGCGGCAACACCTTCGAGACGCGTTCGACCGTCACCTCCGGGGAGATCCGGGTCGACGTGTGCTCGGCCTGCCACCCGTTCTACACGGGCAAGCAGAAGATCCTCGACACTGGTGGCCGCGTGGCCCGCTTCGAGGCCCGCTACGGCAAGCGCAAGAAGTAG
- a CDS encoding fructosamine kinase family protein has protein sequence MSSRPDTVIRKTDEFAGATRLEAQGLEWLAAAMPDGGAHVVPVTVGDGWIEEPRLSTGRVTPGAARAFGRALAVTHAAGAPAFGAAPPGWDGRTRMGRSNIRLRPHAPEAPEDEPRPWGRFYAEDRIAPYIGPGRDAGSLTRREAGLIERVCARLADGDFDAPQSELTRRCAEERGDRVAVARTHGDLWTGNVLWVPTAEAASWAPEEAGQGPYGADRGARSGAGDEVVGVLIDPMAQGAHAETDLAALGVFGQPHLEQIYAGYNEVSALADGWQERVALHQLHMIMIHVYLFGGGYGAHAAALARRYA, from the coding sequence ATGAGCAGCCGGCCCGACACCGTGATCCGCAAGACCGACGAGTTCGCCGGGGCGACCCGTCTGGAGGCCCAGGGGCTTGAGTGGCTGGCCGCGGCCATGCCCGACGGCGGTGCGCACGTCGTGCCGGTCACGGTCGGCGACGGCTGGATCGAGGAGCCCCGGCTGAGCACCGGCCGGGTGACGCCCGGAGCCGCTCGGGCCTTCGGCCGGGCCCTCGCGGTGACGCATGCCGCGGGCGCGCCCGCATTCGGCGCGGCCCCTCCCGGCTGGGACGGGCGCACGCGTATGGGGCGCTCGAACATCCGCCTGCGGCCGCACGCGCCGGAGGCACCGGAGGACGAGCCCCGCCCCTGGGGCCGCTTCTACGCCGAGGACCGGATCGCGCCCTACATCGGCCCGGGCCGGGACGCGGGCTCACTGACCCGCCGTGAAGCCGGGCTCATCGAGCGGGTGTGCGCTCGTCTGGCCGACGGCGACTTCGACGCCCCGCAGTCCGAGCTCACCCGCCGCTGTGCCGAGGAGCGCGGGGACCGTGTTGCGGTGGCTCGCACCCACGGGGACCTGTGGACCGGTAATGTCCTGTGGGTGCCGACCGCCGAGGCGGCCTCCTGGGCTCCCGAAGAGGCCGGACAGGGGCCGTACGGTGCCGACCGCGGCGCTCGCTCGGGGGCGGGCGACGAGGTTGTCGGCGTGCTCATCGACCCCATGGCCCAGGGCGCGCACGCCGAGACGGACCTGGCGGCGCTGGGCGTCTTCGGCCAGCCCCACCTGGAGCAGATCTACGCCGGCTACAACGAGGTGTCCGCCCTGGCCGACGGCTGGCAGGAGCGGGTCGCGCTGCACCAGCTGCACATGATCATGATCCACGTCTACTTGTTCGGCGGCGGCTACGGGGCCCACGCGGCCGCGCTCGCACGCCGTTACGCCTGA